From one Candidatus Chromulinivorax destructor genomic stretch:
- a CDS encoding MotA/TolQ/ExbB proton channel family protein produces MVQVAGMNSMWSLILQGDAMTKCILIFLVGMSVLCWSIALYKLVLFSIKNKQLNQVVQELQSVQDFKNLFAVAKKHAKTLPGYFLSQSLRHFKELLLLKKSGKQEYAQGAGIDFLQMQMNQSIDEILHQEESHVSTLSLFAAVSPLLGLLGTVWGLVHSFLSISQKQSADIVTVAPGIAEALITTIAGLLIAIPALMLYSFVSSKVREIEFQLYILSDKMITIARKVIVEDLISVEFDENFMHDQLDRE; encoded by the coding sequence ATGGTACAGGTAGCAGGTATGAATAGTATGTGGAGCCTTATTTTACAAGGCGATGCGATGACAAAATGTATCTTGATATTTCTTGTGGGAATGTCGGTGCTGTGTTGGTCAATTGCGCTCTATAAATTAGTACTATTTTCTATAAAAAACAAACAACTCAATCAAGTTGTGCAAGAATTACAATCTGTTCAGGATTTTAAAAATCTATTTGCGGTTGCAAAAAAACATGCAAAAACGTTACCAGGATATTTTCTGTCGCAGTCATTACGACATTTTAAAGAACTTTTATTGTTAAAAAAATCTGGTAAACAAGAGTATGCACAAGGTGCAGGTATCGATTTTTTACAGATGCAAATGAATCAATCTATCGATGAAATTTTACACCAAGAAGAGTCACACGTTTCTACGTTATCGTTGTTTGCAGCAGTTTCTCCGTTACTTGGTCTTTTAGGGACGGTATGGGGATTAGTGCATTCATTCTTAAGCATTAGTCAAAAACAGTCAGCTGACATTGTGACCGTAGCGCCTGGTATTGCAGAAGCGTTGATTACCACGATTGCAGGGCTATTAATCGCGATTCCAGCGTTGATGTTGTATTCGTTTGTCAGCAGCAAAGTACGAGAAATCGAGTTTCAGTTGTATATTTTATCAGATAAAATGATAACGATTGCTCGCAAGGTAATTGTTGAAGATCTGATATCGGTAGAGTTTGATGAAAATTTTATGCATGATCAGTTAGATCGGGAATAA
- a CDS encoding ExbD/TolR family protein, whose protein sequence is MKNFRSRRGRRAVALPEVSLTPLIDTALTLLVIFMITTPMMNNVIKINLPSSSVNEGNSRDQQETIVYVDKQSKLYLNGAEMNLQAILLNLQKMSQHKEIDIVFVKADQDVEYGKVIELVDIMKTAGGIKYVALATQRAVH, encoded by the coding sequence ATGAAAAATTTTCGTTCACGACGGGGACGTCGAGCTGTCGCATTGCCAGAAGTTTCTTTAACGCCGTTAATTGATACCGCGTTGACGCTACTTGTTATTTTTATGATCACCACACCGATGATGAATAATGTTATTAAAATAAACTTACCGTCATCATCAGTTAATGAAGGTAATAGCCGCGATCAGCAAGAGACGATTGTGTATGTTGATAAACAAAGCAAGCTGTATTTAAACGGTGCAGAAATGAACTTGCAAGCAATCTTGCTGAACTTACAAAAAATGAGCCAACATAAAGAAATCGACATTGTATTTGTTAAAGCTGACCAGGATGTTGAGTATGGCAAGGTGATTGAACTTGTTGATATTATGAAGACAGCTGGCGGTATAAAATACGTAGCTCTTGCGACACAACGTGCAGTACACTAA
- a CDS encoding TonB C-terminal domain-containing protein — protein MQYTKKTLKKEIFIAVMVAHCVLLMLVIVSQKGDFEHEKFLINTNSLGSTVVFMPLHKKVALQQPSNVMQNSSQSRRVITHEVYQKALASAQKKSKPAVVPKKVAPKKSVPVRQPTKKVTTQAEKASTTITSEKMMPVVEKKKIQTVKKLVTPEPKKVAEKSVDKKKVIEKQVEKAVKKETIAPVKKEIAIEKKIEPAPAEIAEKVQPGEHVASVQPEPIKQEVPELLQAVQPNQESIESDDGDENLDLDLSNVSFVGRHDLEKYEIQEKIKAEITKHWKFPFGVSKTTSCELGVTVGLDGKALLVMIKKGSGVLVYDMSAKAAAYQSRFPKEMYGKEFTIVLGC, from the coding sequence GTGCAGTACACTAAAAAAACGTTAAAAAAAGAGATTTTTATAGCGGTCATGGTAGCACATTGTGTGCTCCTCATGCTTGTCATCGTTTCCCAAAAAGGGGATTTTGAGCACGAAAAATTTCTTATCAACACAAACTCTTTAGGATCGACGGTGGTGTTTATGCCATTGCATAAAAAAGTTGCTCTGCAGCAACCAAGCAATGTCATGCAAAATTCATCCCAATCACGCCGTGTGATAACGCATGAGGTCTATCAAAAAGCCTTAGCATCTGCGCAAAAAAAGAGTAAGCCTGCCGTTGTACCAAAAAAAGTTGCACCTAAAAAAAGTGTACCAGTCCGACAACCTACAAAAAAAGTTACGACGCAAGCTGAAAAAGCATCGACAACCATCACGTCAGAAAAAATGATGCCAGTCGTCGAGAAAAAAAAGATTCAGACTGTTAAAAAACTGGTTACACCTGAGCCAAAAAAAGTAGCAGAAAAATCTGTTGATAAGAAAAAAGTTATCGAAAAGCAAGTTGAAAAAGCTGTCAAAAAAGAAACAATTGCTCCTGTTAAAAAAGAGATTGCAATTGAAAAGAAAATAGAACCAGCTCCAGCTGAAATCGCTGAAAAAGTGCAACCAGGTGAGCACGTTGCATCGGTACAGCCTGAGCCAATTAAACAAGAAGTACCTGAACTTCTTCAAGCTGTTCAACCTAATCAAGAATCTATTGAATCTGATGATGGTGATGAAAATCTTGATCTTGATTTGAGTAACGTTTCGTTTGTTGGTCGCCACGATCTTGAAAAATATGAGATACAAGAAAAGATAAAAGCTGAGATTACCAAGCACTGGAAGTTTCCGTTTGGTGTGAGTAAAACAACGTCATGTGAACTTGGCGTTACCGTCGGACTTGATGGTAAGGCGCTGCTTGTTATGATTAAAAAAGGTTCAGGAGTTTTGGTCTATGATATGAGTGCAAAAGCTGCAGCGTATCAATCACGATTCCCAAAAGAAATGTACGGTAAAGAATTTACAATTGTGTTAGGTTGCTGA
- a CDS encoding PD40 domain-containing protein: MKKTIFSIFLMISFATFGLQTQEESIHIAVSAMKHEKISILLGTIGDVSAELHEVVGTIASDFQMTEQCNVTVQNFSSLQKKSQIKDLFTKKYYIAIFIIQDKHGLSWRLYDTHNAEMLAGKKYEKKGTIVRGWAHNLADQIWQDFMGTKSCFSSKIAYCKQVWVKVNGRDKVYKHVYIADADGKHARVLVDIPTVCLAPRWSNQPTDPIVFYSENTLSNVRLVMANMFGKRKTICSFDGLNMLPAFSHDNKNIVFCLSKDGSSQLYHSFINAEKKRVFNRMTSNNADNFSPCFIDDNTIVFVSDYKTSKPQIYAMDIKTLQITPITSDGYCACPAYCPANNKLLYSKMVGKGMQIFLYDCATKTHEQLTTGAESKEEGSWSPCGNFIIFAARSHGNSRIARYNLLTGKMHYMTPKSENCTYPAWSPVHTVFVE, encoded by the coding sequence ATGAAAAAAACTATATTCTCTATTTTTTTGATGATAAGTTTTGCAACTTTTGGTTTGCAAACGCAAGAAGAGTCGATTCATATTGCAGTTTCTGCAATGAAGCACGAAAAAATATCGATTTTACTCGGCACTATTGGTGATGTGTCAGCAGAGTTACATGAAGTGGTTGGAACAATTGCATCAGATTTTCAGATGACTGAGCAGTGTAACGTTACGGTTCAAAATTTTTCTTCGTTGCAAAAAAAGTCTCAAATTAAAGATCTTTTTACAAAAAAATATTATATCGCAATTTTTATTATACAAGACAAGCATGGACTCAGCTGGCGTTTGTACGATACGCACAATGCAGAGATGCTTGCAGGTAAAAAGTATGAAAAAAAAGGGACGATTGTTCGTGGTTGGGCTCATAATCTAGCTGACCAAATCTGGCAAGATTTTATGGGAACAAAAAGTTGTTTTTCGTCAAAAATTGCCTACTGTAAGCAAGTCTGGGTTAAAGTCAATGGTCGAGATAAAGTGTATAAACATGTCTATATTGCTGACGCTGATGGCAAACATGCACGCGTATTGGTCGATATTCCAACCGTTTGTTTAGCGCCACGATGGAGTAACCAGCCAACTGATCCAATTGTTTTTTATTCAGAAAATACACTTTCTAACGTCCGATTAGTGATGGCAAATATGTTTGGTAAACGCAAAACGATTTGTAGTTTTGATGGTTTAAATATGTTGCCAGCTTTTTCGCACGATAATAAAAACATAGTCTTCTGTTTATCTAAAGATGGGTCAAGCCAGTTGTACCATTCGTTTATCAATGCTGAAAAAAAACGAGTATTTAATCGTATGACCAGCAACAATGCAGATAATTTTTCACCATGCTTTATAGATGACAACACGATAGTTTTTGTTTCTGATTACAAAACATCTAAACCACAAATTTATGCAATGGATATAAAAACGTTACAGATTACGCCGATCACCAGCGACGGGTACTGTGCATGCCCTGCGTATTGTCCTGCAAACAATAAATTGTTGTATTCAAAAATGGTTGGCAAAGGTATGCAGATTTTCTTGTATGATTGTGCTACCAAGACTCATGAGCAGTTAACAACTGGTGCTGAAAGCAAAGAGGAAGGTTCATGGTCACCGTGCGGTAATTTTATTATTTTTGCTGCACGATCACACGGCAATAGTAGAATTGCTCGGTATAATTTATTAACGGGTAAAATGCATTACATGACGCCAAAATCTGAAAATTGTACCTACCCAGCATGGTCACCAGTGCATACGGTATTTGTTGAGTAA
- a CDS encoding ABC transporter substrate-binding protein, whose product MKKIVVGLICLLGFGFLYVVMQQQRHEESKAVYTIGILQTASHPALDAVARGFQEELQRLMGDTPIACVVQNAQGSVASAHTIAQQFHGSKKYDLFFTIATPAAQAMHAVEKQRPIIIAAVTDPAALDLVYQGSNVSGVTDMIDVPAQVSLLQKLVPTAKNIGIVFTTGETNSLVLVARMKSELIKAGLNPIEFAVGCESDVQAVMQVACRKSDCIVTPTDNTVASTISLIATIARSYKKPLIVSDNMLVAAGALASCGVDYEQTGQQAAQCACALLTKVKNITELPVEQPVCNQVYVNQETVQLLEIAISEDLRPSLTFVS is encoded by the coding sequence ATGAAAAAAATTGTCGTCGGCCTGATTTGTTTACTTGGCTTTGGTTTTTTATATGTTGTTATGCAGCAGCAACGACATGAAGAAAGCAAAGCGGTTTATACCATCGGAATATTGCAAACAGCATCGCATCCAGCACTTGATGCAGTTGCACGAGGATTTCAGGAAGAGCTACAACGACTTATGGGTGATACCCCAATTGCTTGTGTGGTACAAAATGCCCAAGGTTCAGTAGCATCTGCTCACACGATTGCACAGCAGTTTCATGGATCAAAAAAATATGATCTATTCTTTACGATTGCAACGCCAGCGGCTCAAGCGATGCATGCGGTGGAAAAACAACGACCAATTATTATTGCTGCGGTAACCGATCCAGCTGCATTAGATCTTGTGTATCAAGGAAGTAACGTTTCTGGGGTAACCGATATGATTGATGTCCCAGCTCAAGTTAGTTTGCTACAAAAATTAGTACCTACTGCAAAAAATATTGGAATAGTATTCACGACAGGTGAAACTAATTCGCTTGTTTTGGTTGCACGTATGAAGTCTGAGCTGATCAAAGCAGGGTTAAACCCGATTGAATTTGCGGTTGGTTGCGAATCTGACGTACAGGCGGTGATGCAAGTAGCATGTCGAAAATCTGATTGTATTGTGACCCCAACTGACAATACCGTTGCATCAACAATTTCTCTCATCGCTACCATTGCTCGTAGTTATAAAAAACCATTAATTGTGAGTGATAATATGTTAGTAGCTGCAGGGGCTTTAGCTTCGTGCGGTGTTGATTATGAACAAACCGGTCAACAAGCTGCTCAATGTGCATGTGCATTGTTAACCAAGGTGAAAAATATTACAGAGCTGCCGGTAGAACAACCAGTTTGTAATCAAGTGTATGTTAATCAAGAAACAGTACAACTGCTTGAAATTGCTATTTCTGAAGATTTGCGACCATCTCTTACTTTTGTTTCGTAA
- a CDS encoding ABC transporter permease, with protein sequence MIELLQMLQGILERGLIFSFMAASMYIATRVIHFDNLSVEGAFGLGGAVTAYLLVAGYNPWVAFVCAGLIGVVSGIVTGLLHTKLKINALISGIVVTTGLFSIALKIASSNMTLGNKPTILSYLSSWSIVYTPFVILALIVTSIFVSIHWFLKTEVGYLLQAVGDTPQMLTNIGKNVDVYVMMGLAISNMLAAISGSLFVQYSGYFSIWASVGILIIGLAGMILAQTISSQFGLALVAGSIIYQAIIALTFELQFDQNWNKLITAVLIVVLIVINQSLQKK encoded by the coding sequence ATGATTGAATTACTCCAGATGCTCCAAGGTATTCTTGAACGAGGGCTTATTTTTAGTTTCATGGCAGCAAGTATGTACATCGCAACACGGGTCATACATTTTGATAATTTATCGGTCGAAGGAGCGTTTGGGCTTGGTGGAGCAGTGACAGCGTATCTGCTTGTTGCGGGGTATAATCCTTGGGTAGCTTTTGTTTGTGCGGGATTAATTGGAGTTGTATCAGGAATTGTAACTGGTCTATTGCATACAAAACTAAAGATCAATGCATTGATTAGTGGCATTGTTGTGACCACTGGTTTGTTTTCAATTGCATTAAAAATTGCAAGTTCAAACATGACGCTTGGCAATAAGCCGACGATCTTGAGTTATTTGTCTTCATGGAGTATTGTCTATACACCATTCGTAATTCTTGCGCTTATAGTTACGTCTATTTTTGTGAGCATACATTGGTTTTTAAAAACTGAAGTTGGGTATCTTTTGCAAGCAGTTGGTGATACGCCACAAATGCTTACCAATATTGGTAAAAATGTTGATGTGTATGTTATGATGGGGCTTGCGATCTCAAATATGCTTGCTGCGATCAGTGGCTCACTATTTGTACAATATTCAGGATATTTTTCGATCTGGGCAAGTGTTGGCATTTTGATTATTGGATTAGCAGGAATGATTTTAGCGCAAACGATAAGTTCTCAATTTGGTCTAGCTTTAGTTGCAGGTTCAATTATTTATCAAGCAATTATAGCGCTGACGTTTGAGTTACAATTTGATCAGAATTGGAACAAGTTAATTACTGCAGTTTTGATTGTTGTGCTCATTGTTATCAATCAATCACTACAAAAAAAGTAG
- a CDS encoding ATP-binding cassette domain-containing protein — protein MLELKNINVQFGHNHVLKNLSCNVEQGDFIVVLGTNGAGKSSFFDTIAGKIKPTSGQVMIDYEDVTSLDELQRSGMVTRIFQNTRLNSVGCLTVAQNLAFAHYSRRPAQFVDGMSHMPREKAIALVEQVGMDASILDRPMNALSGGQRQLIAFVMSTQLIPKILLLDEPTAALDPQASTKLLEYAAKFIKKHNVTTLLITHDPQIALSVGNKIWILQDGLIAQEFGIDDKKNLQPHQLIGQIDYDALQKI, from the coding sequence ATGTTAGAACTTAAAAATATTAATGTGCAATTCGGTCACAATCATGTGCTTAAAAATTTGTCGTGTAATGTTGAGCAGGGTGATTTTATTGTCGTACTTGGAACAAATGGAGCGGGAAAAAGCAGTTTTTTTGATACGATTGCCGGAAAAATCAAACCAACATCAGGCCAAGTTATGATTGATTATGAAGACGTAACGTCATTAGATGAACTGCAACGATCTGGCATGGTGACTCGAATTTTTCAAAATACTCGTTTAAATTCAGTTGGCTGTTTAACGGTTGCTCAAAATTTAGCTTTTGCTCATTACAGCCGCAGGCCAGCACAGTTTGTCGATGGAATGTCTCATATGCCCCGTGAAAAAGCAATCGCATTAGTTGAACAAGTTGGTATGGATGCATCGATTTTAGATCGACCAATGAACGCTTTGTCTGGTGGTCAACGACAATTGATTGCATTTGTGATGTCTACGCAATTAATACCAAAAATATTATTACTTGATGAGCCTACGGCAGCACTTGATCCACAAGCTTCTACAAAATTATTAGAGTATGCTGCAAAATTTATTAAAAAGCATAACGTAACAACGTTGTTGATTACGCATGATCCGCAGATTGCATTAAGTGTCGGTAATAAAATTTGGATTTTGCAAGATGGTCTTATAGCACAAGAATTTGGTATTGATGATAAAAAAAATCTGCAACCACATCAGCTCATCGGTCAGATTGATTATGATGCTTTACAAAAAATTTAG